The Prodigiosinella aquatilis region GTTGCGAGTAATGTAGTTTACCGTTACACCAAGCAGGAACAGGACAAGCATCCACCAGCGCAAATTTTTCAATTTACGTTTTTCTTTTATTACTGATGAAGACTGATTAATGTCGAGACTCATGATGATCTCCTTGTAGGACCGCACTGACTGACAGTGTTCTGCTATATGCCAAACCCGCCAATCATCGAGCTGTGCAGAGTTATATGTTTATCTTTTTGTTTTTTAAACATTTTATGGTTAATGAACCCAGTGATAAGCACTGAGTTGATTTGTCTGAGTCAAGATAGAAGAATTGAAAACCTGGGAATACCCGAATTTTTGCAATTATTTTCATGTTATGTTCAGAGAAGCATCTTTCCGACAGAAAGCACACGTATGAAAGCCACTTATCTGTCATGAAAATTTTTTCATTTGATAAATGTAGTGAGATCACAAAATGAAAAGAAACCTGAAAATACGCGAAATCGCGGCACAAACGGGGTTTTCGATCAGTACAGTCTCTCGTGTGTTGTCGGGAAAAACCAATACCAGCAACACTGCCAGAGAACGCATACTCCATTCAGCCCGACAGCAGGGCGTATTGGATGATTTGGTCGTGGGGCGTTTATTACTGAAGAGTTTGATGATTTTCGCGCCATCCCGGGCATTCAATGTACGGTCTGACATTTTTTATCACAACGTTATTCAAAGCATCATCGAGGCGCTGTCATTACATGATGTGCGCCTGCGATATTGTGGTCTGGAAGAGAACGATTGTGATGTGGCGCTGTTTCTGGAAAAAATGCGTGATCCTGAAACAGAAGCCGCCATGTTGGTGGGTATTGATGATCCCTATGTTCATGCACTGGCAACCGACCTGGGTAAACCCTGCATTCTGATCAACTGTATTGATCGCAAAATGAAGCTACCGGGTGTTTCGCCAGCACATCAATTGATTGGCGAATTCTCAGCTAACTACTTATTTGAACAAGGGCACCGCGAGATACTTACTCTTTTATGTCTGCGGCGTTACACCATGGAGCTTCGTCTGGCAGGTATCCGTGATGCCTACCAAAGCCATAATTTATCCTTTGACGAAGCGCGATGTCTCTTGACTACTCAAGGATTTAGCACGACAGAGGCAGAACAGAAAGTCACTGAATTTTTAGCCGCTTGTTCGCCAGAACAGATGCCGACAGTCATATTGGTCGGCGGTGATTTTATGGCGGCAGGTGTAATAAATGCATTGCATAAAGCCCATTTACGCGTACCACAGCAGGTTTCTGTCATGAGTATG contains the following coding sequences:
- a CDS encoding LacI family DNA-binding transcriptional regulator, which translates into the protein MKRNLKIREIAAQTGFSISTVSRVLSGKTNTSNTARERILHSARQQGVLDDLVVGRLLLKSLMIFAPSRAFNVRSDIFYHNVIQSIIEALSLHDVRLRYCGLEENDCDVALFLEKMRDPETEAAMLVGIDDPYVHALATDLGKPCILINCIDRKMKLPGVSPAHQLIGEFSANYLFEQGHREILTLLCLRRYTMELRLAGIRDAYQSHNLSFDEARCLLTTQGFSTTEAEQKVTEFLAACSPEQMPTVILVGGDFMAAGVINALHKAHLRVPQQVSVMSMDSANLAAIHDIPLTSVQVPRDELGKEAVRLLQLQLMQPDRVMGNLLLNGTLVIRDSVKRIRPSKIHAPVQADNLYD